One Acidobacteriota bacterium genomic window, GGTGGCCGGTGAGCATGGTGAGCAGCTCGCTCGCCGAATCGGTCGGTGATTTGAGGGCCGCCCGGTCGGCATCCGGCACCGCCGCCAGGTGGAGGGGGGTGTCCATGTCGCCGGGGTCGAAGGCCAGCACCCGCACGCCCTGGGAGTCGAGCTCCTGGTCCCAGATTTGGCTGAGGTGGGAGAGGGCCGCCTTGCTCGCGCCGTAGGCGCCCCAACCTTCATAGGGTGTGACGGCGGCGTCGCTGGTGATGTTGACCACCAAGGCCGGTCGCCCTTCGCGGGCGGAGGCGGCCAGCGCCCCGAGGAGCGCCTTGGTGAGCCGGAAGGGGCCGAGCAGGTTGGTGTCGAGGGCGTGCTGGAAGTCTTCGCACTCGGTGTCCGCCAGCAGAGCGAGGGGCACCGGGCCGAGACTCGAAGCGTTGTTGATCAGGAGGTCGAGGCCACCGAGGCTGGCGGTGATCTGCAGCGCGAGGCGGTGGATCTGGTCCTTCTCGGAGACGTCTCCGACCAAGCCTCGCGCGCCCGCGGCTTGCTGTTGGACCGCCGCGAAACGATCCTCATGGCGCGCCACGTAGGCCACGGCGGCTCC contains:
- a CDS encoding SDR family oxidoreductase, with amino-acid sequence MSSTSHPNAQNPTPFDDLRVAITGGTSGLGLALVTALHQRGAAVAYVARHEDRFAAVQQQAAGARGLVGDVSEKDQIHRLALQITASLGGLDLLINNASSLGPVPLALLADTECEDFQHALDTNLLGPFRLTKALLGALAASAREGRPALVVNITSDAAVTPYEGWGAYGASKAALSHLSQIWDQELDSQGVRVLAFDPGDMDTPLHLAAVPDADRAALKSPTDSASELLTMLTGHLAQPPATEVAS